The genomic DNA AAATTATGTGTAATAAAAGTATTAAAAGTAAAATAAAAAGAGAAATAGTAAAACCTATAGTTAAAAAATTATTACTTATTTGAAGCATAAGTTTTGTAATAAATGGTAGTTCTATTTGCGAACTGTGGAAAAAACTTTCAAAGTCTGGCAACACAAAAATAAAGATAAAAATTAGAAGCAAAACAATGAAAAAACCTACTATAGCTGGATAGAAGATAGTTTTCTTTATATTATTTTTTAATGAAGTGATGAGGCTTAGGTTTCTATGAGCTCTTTTGAGATTGGCAATCAGATGATTAGTAGTTTCTCCAGCATGTAGTAGGTTTAAATAAGTAGGACTGAAAATAGTATTATATTTATTAAAAGAGTTATAAATTCCTTCACCGTTTAAAATATCATTTTTTATATTCTCTATAATATGAGAAAAAAATCTATTGTCTTGTTGTTTAATAATCTCAAGAGCTAGTGCTATATGAAGTCCACTTTCTAGCAAAGAGATAAGATTTTGAGTGAAAAATAGCATCTCTTTATCTGAAATATGCAATTTTTTATATATAATTTTATATGAAATAAGTTTTAAATTATTTTTCTTTAAATAGATAAAAAAATCATCAGTAGTTGGAAATGGAAGTGTATTAGAAATAGAATTAGAGCCATTAGAAATAATAAATTTATAAAATTTTAGCATTGCCTTATAATTTCATCTAAAGATGTAATTCCATTTTTAGCTTTTTCAATAGCTATTTCTAATAACGTTCTCATATTTTGCATTTTGCAGTAGTTTTTAATTTCTTGTGTATTTTCTTTTTTATCTATCATTGTTTTTATATAATCATCCAGTATAAGAATTTCAAATATTGGAATTCTTCCTATATAACCAGAGTTGTTGCAAAATTCACACCCTTTTTTTGTATAAAATTTATCATCTTTTAAATCAGAAGGATTAATTCCTAAAAAGGAAAGTTTTCCTTCCCATAAAGGATCTAAAATTTTACATTTAGGACAAAGTTTTCTAAGTAATCGTTGGGCAATAATACCAGTTACAGAAGCTGATATCATATATGGTTTGATTCCTATATTTAAAAGTCTGTAAATGCCACTGATTGAATCATTTGTATGTATTGTTGAAAGAACCAAATG from Fusobacterium hominis includes the following:
- a CDS encoding type II secretion system F family protein; amino-acid sequence: MLKFYKFIISNGSNSISNTLPFPTTDDFFIYLKKNNLKLISYKIIYKKLHISDKEMLFFTQNLISLLESGLHIALALEIIKQQDNRFFSHIIENIKNDILNGEGIYNSFNKYNTIFSPTYLNLLHAGETTNHLIANLKRAHRNLSLITSLKNNIKKTIFYPAIVGFFIVLLLIFIFIFVLPDFESFFHSSQIELPFITKLMLQISNNFLTIGFTISLFILLLILLLHIISKETKEKIQFKIPIIKNLTYKKFVINFSENFAIMLNSNIEIIDILEFLKNNCEYLTLKQEIYNIQKYIENGYGIYHSFKLSYLFNTQQLNLINIGEQSGTLAKTFETISAITNKELEQQLFQITTIIQPLLLLFLGIITGSIIVAIYMPIMSISDSLL